The Halobellus sp. MBLA0158 genome has a window encoding:
- a CDS encoding creatininase family protein → MYVADRTWPELGEYVAEESVALIPLGSTEQHGPHLPLATDHLIAEGLAREAADRTGYLCTPTVNVGVSPHHRQFHGTMWIDPPQFRDYVESLTRNLAYHGIDRVVYVNAHGGNVDHLREVGRRLRDDGTMYAIEWMWDESIPDLVEEVFEHNGPHGGPKETAMIQHLAPDLVREDRLEAARDGGLADVETAEFLQKHGARTFYDAIENSENGVFGDQTDATAEIGERLFEAATEQLVRLLEWLDEQRLDDLLAPAHVDPQPGSRRE, encoded by the coding sequence ATGTACGTCGCAGACCGGACCTGGCCGGAACTCGGCGAGTACGTCGCGGAGGAATCGGTCGCCCTGATCCCGCTCGGCTCGACCGAGCAGCACGGCCCGCACCTCCCGCTCGCGACCGACCACCTCATCGCGGAGGGCCTCGCGCGCGAGGCCGCCGACCGGACGGGATACCTCTGCACGCCGACGGTGAACGTCGGCGTCAGCCCGCACCACCGGCAGTTCCACGGCACGATGTGGATCGACCCGCCGCAGTTCCGCGACTACGTCGAGTCGCTGACGCGGAACCTCGCGTACCACGGGATCGACCGCGTCGTCTACGTCAACGCCCACGGCGGCAACGTCGACCACCTGCGGGAGGTCGGCCGCCGCCTCCGCGACGACGGGACGATGTACGCGATCGAGTGGATGTGGGACGAGTCGATCCCCGATCTGGTCGAGGAGGTCTTCGAGCACAACGGCCCCCACGGCGGCCCGAAGGAGACGGCGATGATCCAGCATCTGGCCCCCGATCTGGTGCGCGAGGACCGCCTCGAAGCCGCGCGGGACGGCGGCCTCGCCGACGTCGAGACCGCGGAATTCCTCCAGAAACACGGCGCGCGGACGTTCTACGACGCGATCGAGAACTCCGAGAACGGCGTCTTCGGCGATCAGACGGACGCGACCGCGGAAATCGGCGAACGGCTCTTCGAGGCCGCGACGGAGCAGTTGGTCCGACTGCTGGAGTGGCTCGACGAACAGCGCCTCGACGACCTGCTGGCGCCGGCGCACGTGGATCCGCAGCCGGGCAGTCGGCGGGAGTAG
- the dgoD gene encoding galactonate dehydratase — translation MRLVDYDLYRVPPRWLFLRLETSDGRVGWGEPVVEGRARTVETAVEELLDTYLVGEDPTPIEDHWQTMYRGGFYRGGPVLMSAIAGIDQALWDLKGKQFGAPVYELLGGRARDRVRVYQWVGGDRPAGVAEAAREKVDQGFTALKMNATPELRRVDAPEAVDAARERLAAVREAVGSEVDIGVDFHGRVSKPMAKRLTAALEPHEPMFVEEPVLPEHNDWLPELAASTTVPIATGERMYSRWDFKEVFESGAVDVIQPDLSHAGGITEVKKTAAMAEAYDVAVAPHCPLGPIALASCVQVDACSPNALIQEQSLDIHYNEESDVLDYLADPSVFEYDEGYVELPTGPGLGIEIDEAHVRDVAGDTDWHNPVWRHDDGSVAEW, via the coding sequence ATGCGGCTCGTCGACTACGACCTCTACCGCGTGCCGCCGCGCTGGCTCTTTCTCCGATTGGAGACCAGCGACGGCCGCGTCGGCTGGGGCGAGCCGGTCGTCGAGGGCCGCGCGCGGACCGTCGAGACCGCCGTCGAAGAACTGCTCGATACGTATCTCGTCGGCGAGGATCCGACGCCGATCGAAGACCACTGGCAGACGATGTACCGCGGCGGCTTCTACCGCGGCGGCCCGGTGTTGATGTCCGCCATCGCCGGGATCGACCAGGCGCTGTGGGACCTCAAGGGCAAGCAGTTCGGCGCGCCGGTCTACGAACTGCTCGGCGGCCGCGCCCGCGACCGCGTGCGGGTCTACCAGTGGGTCGGCGGCGACCGCCCCGCCGGCGTCGCGGAGGCCGCCCGCGAGAAGGTCGACCAGGGGTTCACCGCGCTCAAGATGAACGCGACGCCGGAGCTCCGGCGGGTCGACGCGCCCGAGGCCGTCGACGCCGCGCGCGAGCGCCTGGCGGCCGTCCGCGAGGCCGTCGGCAGCGAGGTCGATATCGGCGTCGACTTCCACGGCCGCGTCTCGAAGCCGATGGCAAAGCGCCTCACGGCGGCGCTGGAACCCCACGAGCCGATGTTCGTCGAAGAGCCCGTGCTGCCGGAGCACAACGACTGGCTCCCGGAGCTGGCCGCGAGCACGACGGTCCCGATCGCGACCGGCGAGCGGATGTACTCCCGCTGGGACTTCAAGGAGGTCTTCGAGAGCGGCGCCGTCGACGTGATCCAGCCGGACCTCTCCCACGCCGGCGGGATCACCGAGGTGAAGAAGACCGCCGCGATGGCCGAGGCCTACGACGTCGCCGTGGCCCCGCACTGTCCCCTCGGGCCGATCGCGCTCGCCTCCTGCGTCCAGGTCGACGCCTGCTCGCCGAACGCGCTCATCCAGGAGCAGAGCCTCGACATCCACTACAACGAGGAGAGCGACGTGCTGGACTACCTCGCGGACCCCTCGGTCTTCGAGTACGACGAGGGCTACGTCGAACTGCCGACCGGGCCCGGACTGGGCATCGAAATCGACGAGGCGCACGTCCGCGACGTCGCCGGCGACACCGACTGGCACAACCCCGTCTGGCGCCACGACGACGGGAGCGTCGCGGAGTGGTGA
- a CDS encoding MBL fold metallo-hydrolase, with amino-acid sequence MIHNLARDVRAFTSNVFLVTGETTALVDAGANFDVVERIRDHNDAVDRLYLTHTHPDHVENVAAIREAFDVETWGFDADSEYVDNAVADGDSVPLGDDDYNVLHTPGHKPDHVCLYAPATGVCFAGDLVFENGSFGRTDLEGGDRATLVESIRKLREAVGDDLSALHTGHGGSVVEDPLSDLEVAEHAAQMG; translated from the coding sequence GTGATACACAACCTCGCACGCGACGTTCGCGCCTTCACCTCGAACGTCTTCCTCGTCACCGGCGAGACGACCGCTCTCGTCGACGCCGGGGCGAACTTCGACGTCGTCGAGCGGATCAGAGACCACAACGACGCCGTCGATCGGCTCTACCTCACGCACACCCACCCCGACCACGTCGAGAACGTCGCCGCGATCCGCGAGGCATTCGACGTCGAGACGTGGGGGTTCGACGCCGACAGCGAGTACGTCGACAACGCCGTCGCCGACGGCGACTCGGTGCCGCTCGGCGACGACGACTACAACGTCCTCCACACGCCCGGGCACAAGCCCGACCACGTCTGCCTGTACGCCCCCGCGACCGGCGTCTGCTTCGCGGGCGATCTGGTCTTCGAGAACGGGAGCTTCGGCCGGACCGACCTGGAGGGCGGCGACCGCGCGACGCTCGTCGAGAGCATCCGCAAGCTCCGCGAGGCGGTCGGCGACGACCTCAGCGCGCTCCACACGGGCCACGGGGGAAGCGTCGTCGAGGATCCGCTTTCGGACCTGGAGGTCGCCGAGCACGCGGCACAGATGGGCTGA
- a CDS encoding molybdopterin-dependent oxidoreductase, with protein MDRRLRLAGAAGIGGVVGSYAVAGYSRQFVVAPIDAFVVRSTPGSLVAFMITNVGEEAHLLHIGLSVALAVGALGAAGVAGYVGAQQIGRASRLAAPVLGGALAWGVAAALTARPVLSLGAAVPVALLVAVEASSLSTAEAANPSAGRRMLLSEVGSLALVALAGALGLLRTRRAESTPAGPESDVDTPATATPEEMQQADAETATAEADLTEVERLIADAESQSLDWAADGLPGLVSEIGGFYNVDIAQFDPEVPSEEWSLTFTGAVGEERTVTFAELTERPVEHRYVTLRCVGEKLNGKKLDTAVWTGTPLKPILEEVDPGGACGCAMLRAEDDYFVQFPVDALEDAFLAWEMNGQPLPKSHGHPVRVLVPGHWGETNVKWVSEIELLEEEANGYWEQRGWHGTGPVNTVAKLWSTTRLDGGEIEVAGHAYAGTRGIERVEVSTDGGETWTDAELSEPLPGDDVWRQWRHVYAPESSHEVVVRAIDGTGAVQPKEESDAYPSGSTGWVSKQVDV; from the coding sequence ATGGATCGTAGACTCAGGCTCGCCGGCGCGGCCGGGATCGGGGGCGTCGTCGGCTCCTACGCGGTCGCCGGCTACTCCCGGCAGTTCGTCGTCGCGCCGATCGACGCCTTCGTCGTCCGATCGACCCCGGGTTCGCTCGTCGCGTTTATGATCACCAACGTCGGCGAGGAGGCGCATCTCCTCCACATCGGGCTCTCTGTGGCCCTCGCGGTCGGCGCGCTCGGTGCGGCCGGGGTGGCCGGATACGTCGGCGCGCAGCAGATCGGCCGAGCATCGCGGCTCGCGGCGCCGGTACTCGGCGGTGCCCTCGCCTGGGGCGTTGCGGCCGCGCTCACGGCCCGGCCGGTCTTGTCCCTCGGCGCGGCCGTCCCCGTGGCACTGCTCGTCGCCGTCGAGGCGTCGTCGCTGTCGACCGCGGAGGCGGCGAACCCCTCCGCGGGCCGGCGGATGCTGCTCTCGGAGGTCGGCTCGCTGGCGCTCGTCGCGCTCGCGGGGGCGCTCGGACTGCTCCGGACGCGGAGAGCGGAATCGACCCCCGCGGGACCGGAGTCCGACGTCGACACCCCCGCGACCGCGACGCCCGAGGAGATGCAGCAGGCGGACGCCGAGACGGCGACGGCCGAGGCGGACCTGACCGAGGTCGAGCGGCTCATAGCCGACGCCGAGTCGCAGTCGCTCGACTGGGCGGCCGACGGCCTCCCGGGGCTCGTGAGCGAGATCGGGGGGTTCTACAACGTCGACATCGCGCAGTTCGACCCCGAGGTCCCCTCCGAGGAGTGGTCGCTGACGTTCACCGGCGCGGTCGGCGAGGAGCGCACCGTCACGTTCGCGGAGCTGACAGAGCGCCCGGTCGAACACCGCTACGTCACGCTCCGGTGCGTCGGCGAGAAGCTCAACGGCAAGAAGCTCGACACGGCGGTCTGGACCGGGACGCCGCTGAAGCCCATCCTGGAGGAGGTCGATCCGGGCGGCGCCTGCGGCTGTGCGATGCTCCGCGCCGAGGACGACTACTTCGTCCAGTTCCCGGTCGACGCGCTGGAGGACGCCTTCCTCGCGTGGGAGATGAACGGCCAGCCGCTCCCCAAGTCCCACGGCCATCCCGTGCGGGTGCTCGTGCCCGGCCACTGGGGCGAGACCAACGTGAAGTGGGTCTCGGAGATCGAACTCCTCGAAGAGGAAGCAAACGGCTACTGGGAGCAGCGCGGCTGGCACGGCACCGGCCCCGTCAACACCGTGGCGAAACTGTGGAGCACGACGCGGCTGGACGGTGGAGAAATCGAGGTCGCCGGCCACGCCTACGCCGGGACGCGCGGCATCGAGCGCGTCGAGGTCTCGACCGACGGCGGCGAGACCTGGACCGACGCCGAGCTCTCGGAGCCGCTGCCCGGCGACGACGTCTGGCGGCAGTGGCGCCACGTCTACGCGCCGGAGTCGTCCCACGAGGTCGTCGTCCGGGCGATCGACGGGACCGGCGCGGTCCAACCGAAAGAGGAGTCCGACGCCTACCCCAGCGGCTCGACCGGGTGGGTGTCGAAGCAGGTCGACGTGTGA
- a CDS encoding CoA-binding protein, with product MLVTDDDGLRSILDGETVAVVGCSTTAGKAAHDIPAYLQRHGYEVVPVNPFADEILGETAYDSLADVPESIEIDTVDVFRPSEETGDIVDAAIERHESVGDVSAVWLQLGITNDEAGERAAEAGLDFVQDKCMKVEHARLAD from the coding sequence ATGCTCGTCACCGACGACGACGGACTCCGATCGATCCTGGACGGCGAGACGGTCGCGGTGGTCGGCTGTTCGACCACCGCCGGCAAGGCCGCCCACGACATCCCGGCGTACCTGCAACGGCACGGCTACGAGGTCGTCCCGGTCAACCCCTTCGCCGACGAAATCCTCGGCGAGACCGCCTACGACTCCCTGGCGGACGTGCCCGAGTCGATCGAGATCGACACCGTGGACGTGTTCCGCCCGAGCGAGGAGACCGGCGACATCGTCGACGCCGCCATCGAGCGCCACGAGAGCGTCGGCGACGTCTCGGCGGTCTGGCTCCAGCTCGGGATCACGAACGACGAGGCGGGCGAGCGGGCCGCCGAGGCCGGGCTGGACTTCGTCCAGGACAAGTGTATGAAAGTCGAACACGCGCGGCTCGCGGACTGA
- a CDS encoding zinc-dependent alcohol dehydrogenase: MTAEDRMTVLEKRDPRPGMTLAERPVPTPGAGEVRIAVESVGIDGGVEAPFYRWAESFHRYEPHLPQVFGHEFAGVVDAVGPGVEDWTGGERVAVEPRISCGRCRNCREGRENLCTTETGFSPHGRKSIGIDTEVQGALAEYVTVPARNLYRLPEGLSFDEGVFLELLAIGVHGLDVSAFAAGDRVAITGPGSAGLSALIAAVEAGASEVVMIGAAADEGTRLPIAREMGAAATRTVGEGPLDEPVDVFVEASGHESALRLAESSLRPGGELVQIGVYHGADRVPVDLNGLVNEEIAVRTVNARRATDWHRTLSIAPSVDLAPVVGPAFDLTDYEAAFEAEADRAGVKVVLHP; encoded by the coding sequence ATGACAGCGGAGGATCGAATGACGGTGCTGGAAAAGCGCGATCCGCGGCCGGGAATGACGCTCGCGGAGCGACCGGTCCCGACGCCCGGCGCGGGCGAGGTCCGGATCGCGGTGGAGTCGGTCGGCATCGACGGCGGCGTCGAGGCGCCGTTCTACCGCTGGGCGGAGTCGTTCCACCGCTACGAACCGCACCTCCCGCAGGTGTTCGGCCACGAGTTCGCGGGCGTCGTCGACGCCGTCGGCCCGGGCGTCGAGGACTGGACGGGGGGCGAGCGCGTCGCGGTCGAGCCCCGAATCTCCTGCGGGCGCTGCCGCAACTGCCGCGAGGGGCGGGAGAACCTCTGTACGACCGAGACCGGCTTCTCGCCGCACGGCCGGAAGTCGATCGGTATCGACACGGAGGTCCAGGGCGCGCTCGCGGAGTACGTGACCGTCCCGGCGCGGAACCTCTACCGACTCCCCGAGGGCCTCTCCTTCGACGAGGGCGTGTTCCTCGAACTGCTCGCCATCGGCGTCCACGGTCTCGACGTCTCCGCCTTCGCGGCCGGCGACCGCGTCGCGATCACCGGGCCGGGATCGGCGGGCCTGAGCGCACTCATCGCCGCCGTCGAGGCGGGCGCGAGCGAGGTCGTGATGATCGGTGCGGCAGCCGACGAGGGGACGCGGCTCCCGATCGCCCGCGAGATGGGCGCGGCCGCGACCCGCACGGTCGGGGAGGGGCCCCTCGACGAGCCGGTCGACGTCTTCGTCGAGGCGTCCGGCCACGAGTCCGCGCTCCGGCTCGCGGAGTCGAGCCTCCGTCCCGGCGGCGAGCTCGTCCAGATCGGCGTGTACCACGGCGCCGACCGGGTGCCGGTCGACCTCAACGGCCTCGTGAACGAGGAGATCGCGGTCCGGACGGTCAACGCCCGCCGGGCGACCGACTGGCACCGCACGCTCTCGATCGCGCCGTCTGTCGACCTCGCGCCGGTCGTCGGGCCCGCGTTCGACCTGACCGACTACGAGGCCGCCTTCGAGGCCGAGGCCGACAGAGCGGGCGTGAAGGTCGTGTTGCATCCCTGA
- a CDS encoding response regulator, which produces MDGATPRILVVEDEPDLAELYAIYLSDTYDVETATDGTTALELVDDDVDIVLLDRRMPDLTGDEVLEEIRARGIDAQVAMITAVEPDTDIVEMPFDDYLVKPVTQDDLHSLVEVLLRRANYDERSQEFFRLASKKAALESAPDVAVENESEYQELTQRMEEIREDLDDTLADLSDDDFRDAFASFPDGEGDFDVDESDSDPF; this is translated from the coding sequence ATGGACGGCGCTACTCCCCGAATCCTCGTCGTCGAAGACGAGCCTGACTTGGCCGAACTCTATGCCATCTATCTCTCGGATACGTACGATGTGGAGACGGCGACCGACGGCACGACCGCGCTCGAACTCGTCGACGACGACGTCGACATCGTCCTCCTGGACCGCCGGATGCCGGACCTCACGGGCGACGAAGTGCTCGAAGAGATCCGGGCCCGCGGCATCGACGCGCAGGTCGCGATGATCACCGCGGTCGAGCCCGACACCGACATCGTCGAGATGCCCTTCGACGACTACCTCGTCAAGCCCGTCACCCAGGACGACCTCCACAGCCTCGTCGAGGTCCTCCTCCGCCGGGCGAACTACGACGAGCGCTCCCAGGAGTTCTTCCGGCTCGCCTCGAAGAAGGCCGCCCTCGAATCCGCGCCCGACGTCGCCGTCGAGAACGAATCCGAGTACCAGGAGCTGACACAGCGGATGGAGGAGATCCGCGAGGATCTCGACGACACGCTGGCGGACCTGAGCGACGACGACTTCCGCGACGCGTTCGCGTCGTTCCCCGACGGTGAGGGCGACTTCGACGTCGACGAATCGGATTCGGACCCCTTCTGA
- a CDS encoding bifunctional 4-hydroxy-2-oxoglutarate aldolase/2-dehydro-3-deoxy-phosphogluconate aldolase, whose translation MSRKRHADLGRIRETGIVGILRGVPEAKTIDVVEALAAGGVDVVEVTADTDGALDTISRLSDVFDRSEVLVGAGTVLDSETAVAALRAGAEFVVTPSFDRGVVEACNRYGAVVAPGVMTPTEALTAYEAGADLLKIFPASTLGPGHVRSIRGPLDQLPLVPTGGVDLDNVADFIEAGAAGVGVGSSLVDGEAVAAEEYGAIRERAASFREAIERARSA comes from the coding sequence ATGAGCAGAAAGCGACACGCGGATTTGGGTCGGATCCGAGAGACGGGGATCGTCGGGATCCTCCGCGGCGTCCCCGAGGCGAAGACGATCGACGTGGTCGAGGCGCTCGCGGCCGGCGGCGTCGACGTCGTGGAAGTCACCGCCGACACCGACGGCGCGCTCGACACGATCTCCCGCCTCAGCGACGTCTTCGACCGCTCGGAGGTGCTCGTCGGCGCCGGGACCGTCCTCGACAGCGAGACGGCCGTGGCCGCGCTCCGCGCGGGCGCGGAGTTCGTCGTCACGCCGAGTTTCGACCGCGGGGTCGTCGAGGCGTGCAACCGCTACGGCGCGGTTGTGGCGCCGGGCGTGATGACGCCGACCGAGGCGCTCACCGCCTACGAGGCGGGCGCCGACCTCCTGAAGATCTTCCCCGCGTCGACTCTCGGCCCCGGGCACGTCCGGAGCATCCGCGGCCCACTCGACCAACTCCCGCTGGTCCCGACCGGCGGGGTCGACCTCGACAACGTCGCGGACTTCATCGAGGCGGGCGCCGCGGGCGTCGGCGTCGGGAGTTCCCTCGTCGACGGCGAGGCGGTCGCCGCCGAGGAGTACGGGGCGATCCGCGAGCGCGCCGCGTCCTTCCGCGAGGCGATCGAGCGCGCGCGGTCGGCGTAG
- a CDS encoding cryptochrome/photolyase family protein, whose product MTVWLLGDQLSPESAPLAAADRVLLIEAHAFADRRPYHPQKLTLVFSAMRHFRDELRERGYEVTYLRAETFGEALDRYFASNPGDDLVGLESPSHGADERRRELVESRGGSLTLVENDLFLTSRDFFDEWAGDGGGGDGDGGDGDGGGDGASGAADADRTFRQEQWYRHVRRETGILMDGDEPVGGAWNYDDENRETPPPEWSPPDVPRFEPDETTREVRAFVEERYGDHWGSAEPFVWPVTREAARQALSHFVSVRLPEFGAYQDAMLDGEWALCHSLLSAALNLGLLHPREVVEPAVEAYESGKAPLNSVEGFVRQVIGWREFMRHVYRRAMPELATANQLDQTASLPPLYWDGDTEMECLSEAVGHVRDRGYAHHIERLMVLANFALVYGVDPAELNEWFHLGFVDAYHWVTTPNVVGMGTFGSDVLSSKPYAGSANYIDGMSDYCGDCRYAKTKTTGENACPFNALYWDFLDRNEETLRGTGRMGLMYSHVDRKSDDEWDAIRERAAEVRERAADGDL is encoded by the coding sequence ATGACGGTCTGGCTCCTGGGCGATCAGCTCTCTCCCGAGAGCGCGCCGCTCGCCGCGGCCGATCGCGTGCTCCTGATCGAAGCCCACGCCTTCGCCGACCGACGGCCGTACCACCCGCAGAAGCTCACGCTGGTCTTCAGCGCGATGCGGCACTTCCGGGACGAGCTCCGCGAGCGCGGCTACGAGGTCACCTACCTCCGCGCGGAGACATTCGGGGAGGCGCTCGACCGCTACTTCGCGTCGAACCCCGGCGACGACCTCGTCGGGCTGGAGTCGCCGAGTCACGGCGCCGACGAGCGCCGACGGGAGCTCGTCGAGTCGCGCGGCGGCTCGCTGACGCTCGTCGAGAACGACCTCTTTCTGACGAGCCGCGACTTCTTCGACGAGTGGGCCGGTGACGGAGGCGGCGGGGATGGGGACGGCGGAGATGGAGACGGCGGAGGCGACGGAGCCAGCGGAGCCGCCGACGCGGACCGGACGTTCCGCCAGGAGCAGTGGTACCGCCACGTCCGCCGCGAGACGGGCATCCTGATGGACGGCGACGAGCCGGTCGGCGGGGCGTGGAACTACGACGACGAAAACAGGGAGACGCCGCCCCCAGAGTGGTCCCCGCCCGACGTCCCGCGGTTCGAGCCCGACGAGACGACCCGCGAGGTGCGGGCCTTCGTCGAGGAGCGATACGGCGACCACTGGGGCTCGGCGGAGCCGTTCGTCTGGCCGGTCACCCGCGAGGCGGCCCGACAGGCGCTCTCGCACTTCGTCTCCGTCAGGCTCCCGGAATTCGGCGCGTACCAGGACGCGATGCTCGACGGCGAGTGGGCGCTGTGTCACTCCCTGTTGTCGGCGGCGCTGAACCTCGGGCTGCTCCACCCGCGGGAGGTCGTCGAGCCGGCGGTCGAGGCCTACGAGTCGGGCAAGGCCCCGCTCAACAGCGTCGAGGGCTTCGTCCGCCAGGTGATCGGCTGGCGGGAGTTTATGCGACACGTCTACCGCCGGGCGATGCCGGAGCTCGCGACGGCGAACCAGCTCGATCAGACCGCGTCGCTGCCGCCGCTGTACTGGGACGGCGACACCGAGATGGAATGCCTCTCGGAGGCGGTCGGCCACGTCCGCGACCGCGGCTACGCCCACCACATCGAGCGCCTGATGGTGCTCGCGAACTTCGCGCTCGTCTACGGCGTCGACCCCGCGGAGCTGAACGAGTGGTTCCACCTCGGCTTCGTCGACGCCTACCACTGGGTGACGACGCCGAACGTCGTCGGGATGGGGACGTTCGGATCGGACGTTCTCTCCTCGAAGCCCTACGCCGGCTCGGCCAACTACATCGACGGGATGAGCGACTACTGCGGGGACTGCCGGTACGCGAAGACCAAGACTACCGGCGAGAACGCCTGTCCGTTCAACGCGCTCTACTGGGACTTCCTCGACCGCAACGAGGAGACGCTCCGCGGCACCGGCCGGATGGGACTGATGTACTCCCACGTGGACCGCAAGAGCGACGACGAGTGGGACGCGATCCGCGAGCGCGCCGCCGAGGTCCGCGAGCGCGCGGCGGACGGCGATCTGTGA
- a CDS encoding metal-dependent hydrolase, which translates to MYRKGHYGVSLLVFAPVAFVLLAIDRGDLAVVTGGAMLWLAMLPDLDHKIPGISHRGPTHSLAFAALVGAVFAGIGTALSGVASEPLSTAVVAGGLSIAALGFVIGALAVVAHLAADALTPAGVNFLWPLSGRTYSLGLWRADNAVANYGLFAVGVFATAAAAYLGVAV; encoded by the coding sequence GTGTATCGGAAGGGCCACTACGGCGTCTCGCTGCTCGTGTTCGCGCCCGTCGCGTTCGTCCTCCTGGCGATCGACCGCGGCGATCTCGCGGTCGTCACCGGCGGCGCGATGCTCTGGCTGGCGATGCTGCCCGACCTCGACCACAAGATCCCGGGGATCTCCCACCGCGGCCCGACCCACTCGCTGGCGTTCGCCGCGCTCGTCGGCGCCGTCTTCGCCGGAATCGGAACCGCGCTGTCGGGGGTCGCGAGCGAACCGCTCTCGACGGCGGTCGTCGCGGGCGGGCTCTCGATCGCGGCCCTGGGGTTCGTCATCGGCGCGCTCGCCGTCGTGGCCCACCTCGCGGCCGACGCGCTGACGCCCGCGGGCGTGAACTTCCTGTGGCCGCTGTCCGGGCGGACCTACTCGCTCGGCCTCTGGCGCGCGGACAACGCCGTCGCGAACTACGGCCTGTTCGCTGTCGGCGTCTTCGCGACGGCCGCGGCGGCGTATCTCGGCGTCGCGGTGTGA
- a CDS encoding SDR family NAD(P)-dependent oxidoreductase — MPGDRFDGRVAVVTGSTRGIGAGIARRLADEGARVVVTGRTREAGEATVAEIEDAGGAATFVRADMRDPDDIEALFEATVAEYGRLDVLVNNAGVETETGIEDATMNDWELVVETDFRAFWLCARAAAERIDSGAIVNVSSNHAFLTMPEMFPYNAVKAGINGMTRAMALDLGPHIRVNTVNPGWIAIERTLSAMDDERRREIESIHPVGRLGTPEDVASAVAFLASDEAGFVTGANLLVDGGRTAVMQDDTLPDYRARRDDRE; from the coding sequence ATGCCGGGAGACAGATTCGACGGCCGCGTCGCGGTCGTCACCGGCTCCACCCGCGGGATCGGCGCGGGGATCGCACGGCGACTCGCCGACGAGGGCGCCCGCGTGGTCGTCACCGGGCGGACGCGCGAGGCCGGCGAGGCCACCGTCGCCGAGATAGAGGACGCTGGCGGCGCGGCGACCTTCGTCCGCGCGGATATGCGCGACCCCGACGACATCGAGGCGCTGTTCGAGGCGACCGTCGCGGAGTACGGCCGGCTCGACGTCCTCGTGAACAACGCGGGGGTCGAGACCGAGACCGGGATCGAAGACGCGACGATGAATGATTGGGAACTCGTCGTCGAGACCGACTTCCGGGCGTTCTGGCTGTGTGCGAGGGCCGCGGCCGAGCGGATCGACTCGGGTGCGATCGTCAACGTCTCCTCGAACCACGCGTTCCTGACGATGCCCGAGATGTTCCCGTACAACGCCGTGAAGGCCGGCATCAACGGAATGACCCGGGCGATGGCGCTCGACCTGGGGCCCCACATCCGCGTCAACACGGTGAACCCCGGCTGGATCGCCATCGAGCGGACGCTCTCGGCGATGGACGACGAGCGGCGCCGCGAGATCGAGTCGATCCACCCGGTCGGGCGGCTGGGGACGCCCGAGGACGTCGCGAGCGCGGTCGCGTTCCTCGCCAGCGACGAGGCGGGCTTCGTGACCGGCGCGAACCTCCTCGTCGACGGCGGCCGGACGGCCGTGATGCAGGACGACACGCTGCCGGACTATCGGGCGCGGCGGGACGATCGGGAGTGA
- a CDS encoding DUF5827 family protein has product MPRPKSDFETLYPYRLYEPEEILDPDLMYTVPEIARLLQGLDPDVELDPETEENLVRWTVPWLMTHTDDLVINDPVGDEPGYFGVESDERPAEEIPEDADE; this is encoded by the coding sequence ATGCCCAGGCCCAAATCGGACTTCGAGACGCTCTACCCGTACCGGCTCTACGAGCCCGAGGAGATCCTCGATCCCGACCTGATGTACACCGTCCCGGAGATCGCCCGGCTCCTCCAGGGGCTCGATCCCGACGTCGAACTCGATCCCGAGACCGAAGAGAACCTCGTCCGGTGGACGGTTCCGTGGCTGATGACCCACACCGACGACCTGGTGATCAACGACCCCGTCGGCGACGAGCCGGGGTACTTCGGCGTCGAGAGCGACGAGCGGCCCGCAGAGGAGATCCCCGAGGACGCCGACGAGTGA
- a CDS encoding cold-shock protein — MAKGTVAFFNDTGGYGFIESEDSEEDVFFHMEDVGGPDLEEGQEVEFDIEQADKGPRATNLQRL, encoded by the coding sequence ATGGCGAAAGGTACGGTTGCGTTCTTTAACGACACAGGCGGTTACGGTTTCATCGAAAGCGAGGATTCTGAGGAAGACGTCTTCTTCCACATGGAGGACGTCGGCGGCCCGGACCTCGAAGAAGGCCAGGAAGTGGAGTTCGACATCGAGCAGGCCGACAAAGGCCCGCGCGCGACGAACCTCCAGCGCCTGTAA